The DNA sequence aaCAATAGactgtgtattgccatctacatgaacttatgtgcctttttagcacacaaagataacactgagaggctgcttaaatatatgtggacgagagagaaacataacgtttacacctgtagtatttaaatccgtctcttttgtccacttttgacaacttctgtcctgattaatttgaggggcaatttatgaaataaggtcgcgcaactttcacacgctagcaaaatgaaactacgcggaaatcagccgctttcgttttatcaatgaaaggctaaaaatagcactgttcaccgtatgttcccggcagaagtcagaaaagacgtaaaacaattgtgttcagtacctcagattagataatgggcggagagaaggctgtcgcgtgtggctgttcaaacacattcaacccatagactggagttctatctattgttttatttccgctgttatcataggtaacatgtttccacacaccaaacttatacgacgctggcgcaTGCAGACTTCCTTCCCActagccatttctacacgtaacatgacctGCAGCACTCACTAtccacaccagtcacctcttctttcccGCGATTCGCCAAAAGggaaacacgctatctgaggtcacacacagggcacgaggctacatacattgcACATGTCATGAACCGTCGAACCGGTTCGAACACACGCTCCGAACTGAGACAAACCGGGTCGAACACACGCTCCGCActgagacaagcgaaccgaacggttcggatttttttcatgaaccgtgccacccctagtatACTGTAACCGTGTTTAAGCAAACTAAGATTACCTGCTGTATGTTAACTGACATTAAGAGTCAGACCCTAGGCTGTTGCATCAAAATCTCAACCGAACTCCTATACAcatttaaattgatttttttaactgATTCACAATCCATATTTACATTCCTACAAGCAAGTAAATGTCCTCTTTCCAACTTCTTTGCCAAACATACATAACTCACCTTATAATCCTTCACAAGTTTCTTGTTGTCTTCTTTCAAGTAGATGCACAAGGACTTGAGGACACATGCTCGTCTCGTTTGAATTGTGTCGTCCTGAGGGGGGAAAGGAAACTCTTTTAGGCAATATACTTTAATTTTCAGAGTATTCTTAAAAGGCAACATATGGTGCTTTGCGATTTCTACCCAAAAAGGTTTACGATGtgatattattatttacattaagATCTCAGCTGACGTAATATAATAGCTGCACACTAGAGGTAGAAAGTACTACTGCAGGTAACACTTTTAGTAGGCATAACAGGTACAGTATCTCTTAACACCCcactttaattatttttaaactttaaaaaggaatattaattaaattataaaattgtaCCTCCCTCAATATTTTAGATGTGGgtccatgttttatttttttaatgcaatttattttataagatGGGTAATTTTATTTAGGTAAAATTTGTATGGTACCTTTAATTGAGTAGAATATTTTAGTATTCTTTCCAGCTGTGCTGTACCCTCTGTTGTAAAGAACActgtataattatatataaaaaaagagtaTATAAGCATAAATCAACACATTTTCCGACAAACCTTGGAAGTCTCCGCCATGACATTTCTGATTTTTCTTCCAGCTGCTCCACCTTTGCATTCAAATATCTCCATCAGACATGGAGAGTACTGGTCAAAAGCAGCACAGAATGTAGAAAGTAGAGGTAAAGTTGATATGCGATGGAACTCCCTATCGATCTGGAAAACATTAATGCACGTCACTAACCCTGTCAGAACATAACAGATTAAAAAACCTAAGCACACACAGAACAATCACCTTTTTCGCAGTGACCAGAGCTGGCCATCTGCTTTTGAAGTCTGCAATCAAAGGCTCTCCTTTAAGGATTTCTTGCTTCCTGTATGAGAAAGTCTTCTCCATTTTCAACTTCACAATATGCTCATTGTTCCTCTTCATGatttctgtcttatgttggaaataggcgcatgcatattatataaatgacacgaacatgtagtgaatcagaagttaaacagtgttgcatgactcgtactcctCCTcaattttttcgtacgttatcagaaagaatcggtaaagctaatctttcttttataaatctgattaaactaaagactcttcggagatataaaggatgtaatactactctatatgtacttcagattaacatcagaaatagcgagtgttatgtgagctttaatgttgttttaatgttataaaagcagttacagatgttttacaaaatgcatAATGTTTGCACAAATTAAATGTGGAACACTTTCTGTTTTACtaccaaaatatgtaaaatccaTTTATTAATACAGTTAAACGTTTCCACGACATCTCACGAGGTCTGGGTAAACGTTTCAACATATATATTCAGAACATGACGCATAACGTGATAGCTTAGCCTTGAAAACCGCTTCGAATCGGTATGGTAGTGTGGGTTAATTGTGCTATGAGGGCACTGCATTTTGCCAGTGTTAAGACATGGGACAGTCTTGTGCACTTACTTCAtgtcacgtgcacgcgctctccaGTTACCAAGACCGCAAGTGTGGGTATTTGGACGCAACCTTACTCGAGTCGTTGATATGcgcattaaaaaatgaaataacaaCACTGGACCGTATACGGCACGGCCGTAGAACACTCGTGGCGAACTCGAAGAAGTAAACACAATTGTTTCATCTTTGTGTCGGTGCTTTCCCTAGGGTCTACATTACAGTTCAAGATTTTTAAACTTGCAAATAATTAAGCAAATAACGATCTTCTTACCGCAAGCGCGTATCTACAATTCACATCTCAAAACAAAACCTCCGCACTTCTCAATCACCTCCCTCGAACAACCACTCAAATTCCAGCAAAACCCAGTGAGGGCGGTACTTAACTTACACGAACCAATAGAATAATAAAACACCTAACTTGTTGGTTATATGCCACGTTTTCCACCTGTACATTTCAATCAAACTTGTAATATGCACGAACTAAATAAAACCGTATAAATTCAGataaacaatgattaaaaagaTATATTAACAATACATTAACTTACCATGTATTTCATGAGGTACACCTCTCAAAGCATAGGGACAGAACTTGTTCGAAATTGACTTAAGTTACCTGtagaaataaagaaataaaagaattgaaacaaatacatttcGGATTAATTTTTGGTTACAAAAAgataaacacttttaaaatgttaaaacataAGCAATATTTATGTTGCAAATAAGCATTATATACTCGTAGTTACACATAAGAGACGTTACTCAACTTTGTGCAGAGAatcttttttttatgaaaaaacaacccaatattatATCAACCCAAATAGAATGAATTCCACAACTTACCAGTGAAAATGTAATATCaaggaaattaaaaaacacagattATATTGTAACGTTAGGTCTAGAGAAAACAATTGCACTGAGAAACGTTTCACAAGGGCCAATGACTATTATCACTGACCaagttaaattaaattaacgatatttaaatatatgtattacTTACACGTGGATGGAGGATGGGAAACATGCAGCTTGATAGTCATCCGTGTCTGCTGTATCCGACTCCTGAATCACGTTAGTTCAAAGTCAGCCTCACGTCCACGCTTCAAGGGAGCAGCTGTGCAATGTATTCTGGTAGTTTCATGAGAAGCGGAGCATCGATTTGCCCGCTCATTCTCAtgttagttgaattagttgaatcAAACTACCTGTATTCAAATGAGTAGCGGCCGTCTCGTTTCCCGCCTTTCAAAATCTGACGAAAATCTTTCAAACTGACCTTTGTGGATCTGAAACGATGACAGATTCAGCAACTGCATAGCCTATTTCTCGCTTAAAATGTCTTCAAAAAACGTTTCGATGAACCATTTTCGTAAAATACGAGATTGTACACTCCGCACGAGCCGCCATTATGCTTTTGAAATTCAGGAGAGTACCTAGACCCACGTGACGCGTTCGTCCAATCAGCTGCCGGTCAATGACGTAGTACAGACGGTCGTTGTTTTGATTAATCCACTTCTCATTGCATTGATCTGTATGTTAATAATTCATCTGAATTTACTTTTAATCACGTTTTACAGACAAGAATGAatcatttaaagaagataaaCCCCATTCATTCATGTAATTTAAGCAAACTCCTAATAAGCTAATCCAACACATGCCCAAGTTTATTTTTTGAGTGTGGAAACAAAAGTCTGCCTAGAATGACAAAAAGGGTTTGTAAGCATATGTTCACTTCAGTTCAAACAATGTTATTAATACTACctgttaaagggggggtttaatggtatttcaagcattctgacttattaacacagttatagagttgtttcctcatgctaaacgtaggcaaagtgtcaaaaatgcagttgggcgtgtttcagagtatttctgtgccgaatgcacttcgccagggttcgtacaagtttcggctaatttttttcgattacggtactaactgacgtttcaggggttttcgatacgtatcacttctttatatgggcttccgccggaaaacttcccccggaaaaccccgcccagccgtcagtcagcgggagacgctagagcttgctaacagcttatcacgccactcagctttgtttaatttcaaaagtcaacaatggcacaacaagaagtgtgtttttggatgtaaggagaagacatccagccttatggaaacaatggatatagtttataatccggattagcagcggagt is a window from the Misgurnus anguillicaudatus chromosome 21, ASM2758022v2, whole genome shotgun sequence genome containing:
- the LOC129436001 gene encoding uncharacterized protein codes for the protein MKRNNEHIVKLKMEKTFSYRKQEILKGEPLIADFKSRWPALVTAKKIDREFHRISTLPLLSTFCAAFDQYSPCLMEIFECKGGAAGRKIRNVMAETSKDDTIQTRRACVLKSLCIYLKEDNKKLVKDYKNTDLEASASMEQTVMGVYVIQKEGAEPEDKPEDIGVLIEGVEVLRELGNIMDACALLFGLMYCLNLSYPANLKCTFESANTDLIPVFLKMFTFHCFNSCTACIDVTSIAILYGKLFPV